Genomic DNA from Acipenser ruthenus chromosome 4, fAciRut3.2 maternal haplotype, whole genome shotgun sequence:
tagaTATTCTACATTTTTAGtgaccgctaaagtcccactttacgccaGCTGAAAAGGTTTTTTGGCAgtaatatgggtgttttgcagccgtaAATCactgcacgtatccttacatcggccCCCTAAATGAGTGATTTTTAATTGATAATAAACATTCAAACTCTCAGccccaaaaaaacaaatgtatctgTCCTGGATTGACTCATctcacagctatggccaacagttttgcaccaccctatagaattaactaattttataataataatgtcaaatgaaacctgctgaataatgttacgttaacgtattgcagtacatactgctttgtagttttcaatgcttaacaaaaaactgacaatttgaaatctaacgtgaaatactgtactactattatgccttccggtagacttttgcgatatcattttgtagtttccttgattacatggtgttaaataaaatatctaaattatgttcatatagttttttttttaatgtctcaatcctaaaatcctagctgatgcaaaacttttggccatagctgtagagtggAGCTCTGATCAGAAAGCAGTGCTGCATGAGAAACAACTGAAGGAATTAGAATGAAATGTGGGAGTGCCCTTCATGACCCTCTAGTGAGAGTCTAACCACAGGTCAAGATTGTGACAAGCTTCCACTCTTAGCATTGTCTGAAACTCAGCCATGCATTATAGGACTTGCGTGTCTTTACTTGAACTGGCTGTGCTTATTAATTATCAGGGTCCAGATAAACAGACTGCACAATATTACAACAGTAACAAACAGGATCATGAAGGTAACTACAGTACTTTAGATGATCTGCCTCAGAACAAGGAGCTCCTATTGTTTTCAAGCCTGCATTATAACCCTCCAAATGGAATCAGAGGCTTTACTGCTCTTCTGAGTGCTCCCAATATTTCTCATTTGTTTTGTAACACACAAATATTCAAgcataaattacaataaaattcATTTCAATTACATATTTGGCAAACTGAATATACAgacaccatattattattattattattattattattattattattattattattattattattattattattattattattattattattaataataataataataataataataataataataataattacaaagatCGAAAGATCCGCTCATCTTGAGTAGAAACCGATACTAATaggctaataaaacaaaaaatacaaaccgTCATCTGTACAGCTTGTGCACTGTAAGAGATTGAATGGATTGTCCACATAAGGTGAGTGGGTTTCAAATGCACATGTTGTCACGTTGGAAAGAAGCGGATACATATTTGTTGAGATACAGTACTATAAACATGATGCCAGTAATAACAGAGAGAGGCAGGTGGGGCTATCGCTGGTATTTAAGAGCTGCATTTCACTGGAAACCCCTTGTATGGTCCCATACATGTTACCCAAAATGGCCTGTTGGTTACCTTAACATACTGCTTGATAAAGTATTAACCTGCAAACTGGGAGTTACACAAAGGGTGGGTCTTTTTTAAAAGAGTAATTCattgaagtgttttatttttgttttcttttttataaatagtACATTTTTGCACAAGAGCAAGCGAGGAGCAGAGCAAAATCTGTCCATCTTTGAACCCTGTTGGGTGTTATCATGCCACTCTTTGTAAATGTTTAAAGGGGTAACCTGATATCTGGTTCCGTATTAGGTTAAAAGAAGCTCTCAGTTTACAAGCCGTACTTTCATGTAGTCTGTTATAGTTCCTACTGTAGGTCAATTCAGATGCTGAGTGAAATTCTCTCCTCCTTTATCTCCTTCTTTCCAGCTGTTAACCAACCAGTTTCTCCTAAATACATGTTTAGTATTTAACATATTATGCATGCTTCAAAACTGCACACGAGACCTATATAACGAATGGAAGTGCCAATATGTATCATTTATCATATacctgtacttgctagaaccgaagtcattgtattttatcttgctcttaattatattaatacttgtactgtgattcttgaaatgtatttttgtttacgactgtaagtcgccctggataagggcgtctgctaagaaataaataaataataataataatttatgggATTATTTAGTTATGGTATTATCTCATTAAACAAAGcacaagttaaagctttgtgaatgggtCAGTTGTCTCCAAAATAATACCTCATATTTTTATTAAtctaaaaaataatttagaattttttgggtttttttacagCTTGACTGTATTATTCTGATTATTATTCTGATTATTACAGGACagagaaaaaaacataacataatcCACACAAGAGGTTGTGTGTGAATACCCAGCAGTTCATAGTTGAACATGATTATTTTCACTTGACATTAGGATTTATCAGAAGACCTTTAAGCGTGTGAGCCAGCATTAAGACTTTTCTGTTAAACATCTAAAAAGCTGCCATCAAAACCCAACTACTGCTGCCAACCAACTCAGCAGCAGCTCTCTGTATCTGCCTCCAGGCTGAAAAAGCTGTGAGTTATTATCTGAGggaaaagtacaaaaatatttgTAGGATTTTTACAAGCATTTGTGAGCAGTTTAGCATCATAAATACAGCACTCAAATGAAAACTGTAAGGGCTGGATGGAGACAGGGGAAGGGAAACAGCCCAGCAGCCCTCTGTGATCGATGCAGTGTTTTCTTTTAGCAGCCAAACCTGTCCGTCATCATTCAAGAAAGAATATTGGTAATTTTAGTATAACCTTCTTCTGTTTCCTTCTCTCTTTGCAGTGATGGCTTCTGCTGTACAGTTTTACTCCGGCTCAAAGTGCTGTGCCTAGAACAGAAACAGTCGCAATAATACATCATGTATAGCGTGGAGGATCTCCTGATTTCTCACGGATACAAACTGCCCAAAAATGCTCCTTCAGCCAACAAGAATCGAAACGCTGATTGCCACCATGAAATCACAGAGAACAGGTCTGGTCACGCAACTGTGAACGGGTATGAAACAGACACCGGGGCCTACGTTTACAGCAGGCAGGCTCCAGCAAAGGGCTACTTCGGTGAAAATGAATGCAGGGAGAGCAGCCAGAGGAGGAAAGCTGGCAGCGGTAACCAAGGTGACACACAGCCCTCGGGTGATTTTCACACTGCAGATGCAGGGTAGGTTTCTCACCACCGTCTACTAGCCTTTGCAGTGCATCAGATCTGCCCTCTAAATGTATGTTATTAATGTGTACCGATTTACTGTGCCTGCCTGTGTTTATGCAGAGATGGAATTAGTCAAGGGCACATTTTCTGTAGATAAGTTTACATAACATTAATTCATATATTGTCTCTTCTGATTTAATAAAAgcagtatttttttaatcaagatAATACATGTAACATCTTCAGagcataaaataaattacaaattcATATTTATGACATAATATATTTCCTTtagaatgcatttttaaaataaataaataaatcttcacATAAAGTAATTCATTGGAATTGTAAATGAAAGACAGGTGACAGATGAGAGACTGTATATTTTGAACATTGATGCCCTTGAAGAACGGTAGCTCTCCATATATACTGGCATCTTTCTTTTAAGTGGTGTCTTTATGAGCTTTGCAGGGGAAGCATATCCACACAGGGAAAGCATATTCCCCTTATAGGATCATAGCACAAGCGCccatatctatctgtctatctatctatctatctatctatctatctatctatctatctatctatctatctaatccatcggattctgccgagtcaacgccaaGGGTAGGTAAAGTTGTCTTAAGGGGTGGGGTGGAGGGATTGACTCAGGCAGGTGTAGGCCGGTGTAAGTTTGTGTTCTCGTCAGAGGAGCCGACCAGGTTCATGAAGTGTATAAACAATGTCAAAATGAGATTTCTCTGTTCAATATTCTTTATGTCCATGGCACTGGTTTGTTGCTTTTGGTTACAGCATTAGGATACAGAGCTCAAAGACACTTGCTCAAAGTACCCTGTAGTAACGATACCCGCCCTAGTTCCAAGACACAACCTAGCTCAAAACAGTTCAGCAGCCACGTCACAGTGCGTACGGTCTTCCAGTTGAAGCTACGGTAGAATTAGCTGCGCAGTACAAAACAGAGTACCgactaatctttttttaaaattttttttgctgtattaattctaacaactaataacattaattactgtaacctggccaaaacaatagaaagtACATTCCAGCATTATACAGGCAGTATTGCAGAGGGAGCATTATAtgtgcatggttattaaaaatcaGAAATCAATGgtgaaaatgttactttcagtTAAAAGTTGGAAGATGGGGGGGGGCAGCCCGTGATTGTGTCCTGGCTGTTTTAGCTACAGTACTAGCATTTGCAGCAAAAGgggtctgtgaatgtacagtgaGGTCTGTTTTATCTTTGGGAAGCAAagcctttttaatgtttttgtaaacTACTTGTATAAGAAACCCCTCATGGGTTTGTACCGAAAATATTGGAATACTGCATTATACGGGGCACTGCACCTTTAAATGGAGGGGGGGAGGATacagtaatttcatacagtaATTTGATAACAAAATAGGAGCAGAATTTCTAGTATTTAAAGATGCTTTGTGTGACAGTCCTGCTCTCAACATGATCCTAAAGCACGACGAGGTCAAGAGTaagaactgtgaaaaaaaacaatatttattgaAATTATTCTGGGATATTGAATTCATAACTAGAAGCATTAGCATTGCATTACAGGCTTCCAGTGAATTAAGGCCAAGGTTGTTTTCTAAGCAGATCATATTGCAGCAGCCTCCTGATTTCAGGTACCGTAGCTTTTGAGAGAGAGCTGACTTAAGCAGTTATATTAGACTTGCACTCGCGTCCCTCCAGGAGTGTGAGGGAGACTCTCTGAGTGTCTGCATCTAAACACAATTCTCAGTGCTCAGTTTCATAATATGTATTGACAATACCAGGTACATCATTAGAATGCCATACAGGTACAGATGCTTTTGTTGGTCATTATGTTTTCACACAACTTATTTACAGTATTCCCTCGATAATACAGACACAGTTAGGTACATTTTGATATGCCGGGcacaacatacagtactgtgcaaaagttttaggcaggtgtgaaaaaatgctgtaaagtaagaatgctttcaaaaatagacatgttaatagtttatatttatcaattaacaaaatgcaaagtgagtgaacagaagaaaaatctacatcaaatcaatatttggtgtgaccactctttgctttcaaaacagcatcaattcttctaggtacacttgcacacagtttttgaagaaacttggcaggtaggttggcccaaacatcttggagaactaaccacaatTCTTCTGTAGATAGCCTACTAACTCTCTTAAGAGCAGGATTTAAAGAGGGTGTTTAAACTCTACTCTTTAGAGTTTAAACAGTGCTGGGTGCGCTAGGTATTTATTCGATTGtactattgtactgtatactgtataggcctactgtacagatttatacatttaaaataaaatacatgtgtgcatttgtttaattacattttttataaacggACACCTTGTTATTTCAGACAACTTGTCTTGTCTCCCGATATGTCCAGTTTAGCAAGGGACTACTATATAATTATCTTTATATATTTGTAGATGTATGTACTGTAGTGTGGCATACTGTTGATATCTATGAAACCTTCATAGAGTGTTGTCTAATTGAACAAGTcctgaacagtttcatgaatatcaaactgcatgtttatttgtattgttctgccattgcactgtatataaaacagcTTAATCTGAGCACGGCAGAATGCTAACAGGTAGTCAGGTTCATGTAAACAGGATATTACTTtcagtatgtttccctgaataaataaatacacagtttaGAACAAACCTATAGCAATTAAGTTGAAAGAATGGGTAAACACAATGGGAAAATGTACATCTAAGTGGAAAGAACATATTGTTTATTCATAACTGTTCTAAAGTGTCTGTTCTAATGTTTTTTAGGTTCTATGATGGATCTTCCGGAATGTATTCCTCACGGCAAAGGAGCGAGAGAGATGTGGCCTACTGGAGAAGAAGAGGGCAAGATTTCAGTGTTTTACTCAATTACGCCGACAGTGGAGAACCGAGAGGAAATAATTCTTCAAAACCAGAAGGGGTGAGACAAGAGTTGTTTGCAAAGGATCCGAAAAGTGAAAGAGAAAGTGCGTGCCTGAAAGAGCAAGATGTGGTGCAGGGGAAACGGATGATCACTGGCAACAGGAAGTGGCAAAGCCTGGGCACAGAGGAGTGGAAGCCAGCTGTGGGGTTAGGAAGGCAGCTGTCGGACGGAGACGGAGACAAGCACTGCCACAGACCTGAGGGTGGTACCGTTCAtccaaaaacaaaaggaaaatctCAGTCGCTACCTAGGGTACTGTCACCAGAGAGCCTGCAGTTTGTAGGCATGTCTGCAGCTACTCAGGAGACGTGCAGCAGCCAGAGACTCAACAGCAAATATCCTGAGGGGCCAGCTAACAAAGAACAATGGACTGAAAACAGCCGGCCAGGGGCTCCCGTTACACTTTTACCAAAGCCCAGGTTTAGCAGGCCGCTCAAGCCCCCATCATACGAGGCCCACCAGCAGACGAGAGGGAGCTCGGAAATGATTGCTGGAGTCACAGACCCCAAGGCAAAAGATGGAGCCGGATCTTATTTTTCAAAGCGTGGGGAAGCAAGGGCTGAGCCTTTCTCACAGGAGACTGCTGGCTCCAACATGGAGCCTCCAGTTTACGTACCTCCTCCATCTTACAAAACACCTTTTCAACAAAAAGGTAACCAAAAGACCTTTCATGAAGTGCCTAATCAGAAGTACCGGAGGGAGGTTCAGCAGGTGCCAGAAAGcagagagacagggaaatggtTATCAAGGGAGGCTGACAGCTCGTGGGTTGAACACCAGAAGGATAAAAGTATATTAAGCAGGAAACATATGTATCCTAGATTTATAGATGACCACCTGGGATGTATTCAGTACATACCCTTTGATGATCCACGTTTAAAACACATGCCAGGGGGACCATGTGGAAACCCCTTGACTGACTTTGACAAAACCaagaatataaaaaaagagaTGCCCACTGATAAAGTTTTCGAACAATCCACACAAGATAGTGCCTTTTTAATCCCACCGGGATTAATTTACGATGTGGCGAGCAAAGCGTCCAATACTGAACATGCTAACAGCAATAGATGGCTTCGTGCTTCACAAAAAGGGAGTGATAATCTTGTAGCATCTAACCAAAACTGTGCTCTGTACCATAAAGATCAATCTAACCCTTATCAGACCAGAATGTCCAGGCAATACCCACAACCAGATCAAGGCTTTGCCGAAACTGAAACCCAAGTAAAAAAGTTTGAACCAGGCGcaggaatggagagaaaaagaaattCCAAAAGAACATTGAATGAGACCATATTCTGCCTGGTGTCTGTGCCGGTTCACTTGCAACCAAATGGTCAGAGCTCGGATCagaataataacacaatgactCCGGGCACTGTGGAAAATGCTGCTGGCAAAAACACCGGAAACTTACAAAACCAAACTCTCCGTAGCACGTCCTCAACGGACTTGGAGTTGCAAGCACTTACTGGACGCATGATGAACAACAAAGCTGGGAGGAAGCCACAGCCGAGGACAGACGCTGATTACAAAGAGGTAGATGGCCTCAAGACCAGCCAACTCCAGAAACACAAAGAACTTCGATACTCTGGGTCTTGGCCTGGAGATCAATACAGAGACCAGGAGACACAAACAAGCTACATTGAACCTCTACAAGGTGCTAATCACGGTGCGCCAAGCAATCAAGCACACAATCAGTGCCATTCCGATTTTGAAGCAAAAGAGCTGAATTTGGACACTGAGGGCAATAGATATGTTCAGCACGGGTATCCCATGAAAGGTCAGATGTGCCTGAACCCGTCCAGTAACAGCGCTTTTTCAAGAACAACCAATTTCTCTAACCAGGTAAACAAGAGCACAGAACACCAAATTCAACCCTCAGGAAATCTAGGGGAGAAGGACATTTCAGCAATGAGATGTGAAACTAAACCATCCTCTGCCAGCAATGGGAAAGCAGCTTTCGGTCAGTTTCTCCTGAAGCCGGTCAGCCGTCGACCCTGGGATGCAATCGAGGAGCTCGAAAGCATCAACAAAGAGCTTCAGGATCAGATTGGGACCCGCGCTGGTGGTAACCAGTTTACAGGGGACCCTGAGATGGCTTACGAAGGGCTTGTAAATCTACAAATTGGAAGCTGCGATACTGAAATTGTAAATACAGAAGTGTGGGATCACAAGCAGGTACAATCAAGTCTACCAGAGCCAACCCCCTACAAAACCAGCAGAATTCCACCGGACCCTGAATATAATAACATGAGTGATGTTTCCCAAACCTCACTGAAGACAGTGGGCGTCAGTAGACTTGCACAAAAAAATAACCCAATTCCACAAGAGCAAAAATATGGAGACATTAGGGAAGTTTCCCAGACTTCACTTAAGAGCGTGGTCACCAGTAGAACATCAAAACAAGATACCCCTTTTCCATCAGAGCCTTTATATGGAGACATTGACGCTGTTTCCCAAACCGCACTCAAGACTGTCAGTACACTGTCAAAGCAAGATAAAATAGAGCATGTTAGAAAGATTAAGAAGGACATTTCTATTCCCAAAGTGAACGGGGAGAAGAGGAGCTCAAATAGTTTTGGCATTGCCATTAAAGACAATAGCTTCCAAGAAATAAGGAGCATAAACTGCAATATCAATACGCAACAAGAAGAAAGAAAGCGCGTCAATGGTTTAACGGTGGTTACGTTTCTACCAGATAAGGACACCACTAATGAAAgcgatgatgatggtgatgataatGTGAGCTGTAATTGGATAACCCACAAGACAGACAAGACACAGAGTGCAGACCTAAGTGAACTGTTTGAAATCAAAAGTGCAGAGGACATCCCTGAAAACGAACCCTTGGAAGTGAGGGCTGCTAGGATATTAGGGATAGACGTCCCAGTTGAATCTCTGGGCATTGCAGACCAGCTCTTGGAATCGGACAAACCGGAGCCTTTGACAGAGAGACACGTGTTCACTAAAGGTGTAACAGAATGTACAAATGGAAAGTCGGGGCATGTGAGAGGAGAGCTTGAGTATAGCTGTGCAGGTGACATGGCAGGATCCGGGGTGTACGTCGGACATAAGGAGGAACTTGAATTGACAAaagcaagaaaagaaaataatatcaTCTGTCTGCAGATGTGCCATGTTGAAAACAAAGTTAAAGGAGACCCAGAAAATGGTGAGAATGTCTCTGGCAAGTTTCTAGTGCCTGGTGCTATTGAGGAAACGATGGTCGCCGCCGCTCCTAACTCGGATAAGAAAAGCAGAAGCACATCGAGAATGATTGAGGCCCTGCAGGGTAAGCTGGCTTCCTCCCCAAGCCGGAGCGTATTGGAGCGCATGGTCAGGATGAAAGAGGTGGACTCGGTGTCCCGCATGAGACGCCTGAGCATCAAGAGCTCTGACTCAGACGAGGCGGAACATGAAAAAACACCTAAACAACTGCAGCAGGAAACGGGAGGTGTTTTTACCTTTACCACTCATCGCGAGTCACTGAATAACCACTCGTCACTGAATAACCACTCGTCACAAGGGGCTGCTCTTACAAGAAGAATTATAACGCTGACCCAAAGAAAGGGGAGGCTACGAGAAGATGAAGAAGGCATTTACCTTTCAGGTAGGAATATATTTGGAGCATCAGGTATGCTGCCAAACCCTAGTATTTTGTGAGCGAATTAAACTAGAGTAACAAGGAAATTAACCTTGCTATATGACCTACCTTCTGGGTTTTCATTAGAAAATATACTTGGGGTGTGCAGGACCACATAGCCAGCACTGAAGACTATTTCTTCAGAATTTTACTTTTCGGGATTAGATTTGATGAAACTATATTTACTTATTATTTACACGTTTCTTTTGCGTTATGAAAAAATGATGGATCGATGCATCAGGTCTTTATGAAAACGATGCatctatagtaaaaaaaaaaaaaaaaaaaaaacactatcatcCCAGCCCTAATTCAAATGGTCTTGCATATTCAGTTTCATAATTATCTGCCGTCCATCAAGGACCTTGGTTTTCAAAGAGATGCAGGCAGAAATGCTCACAAACTCTAAATggtgttcatttaaaacaaacgtGTGTATCCCACATTGTATTACTGTAGTTAACTTAAAACAAAATAGCTGCTCATCCTTGTTTCATGCATTTGTACAAGTAAATGTAATGAAGGGTCCACTTCAGTGCCATTAGGAAATTGCTAATGCTACTTTTAGGAGAGGGGTACAAGCAAAAGTGTACAAGGTGATAATGGTAGAAAGAAAAAGAATGCAAATGTTGAgacattcaattaaaataaataataataataataataataataataataataataataataataataataataataattgtatttggcCTTATTCGGTGTAAGCTGGTCTCTGTATTTTCAAGTTGCTCATGTATACAGTACTTTTCTTTGCCACAAGGAGGAGctcctgttcattttatttcagcAATGGTGCAATACAGTAGCTGCCTTGAGTCCCTTGACTTCCCCTAAACATGTTACTTTAGGGCAGTCAGTCTCCCTCCTGTGGTGTTGATTTTCTTATTTATCTCTTAGATTCCTATGACCCCAGCAGAGTTGAAAGAGTGTGAGGCCTGAATGACTGACAGACGTGAGCCTtgtcatcctcctcctcatcatcatcatcatggtcCTTTGAGATCCAGCTACAGCACTGTGACCCGGCTGCCAACAATATTGCCTTCATTCCATCTAACCCAACACAGATTGCCTTCTTCGACACAAGCATTGTTTACACTGTGTTCTCCTGTTCTATCATGAGCGTGCTGTTCCACTGCCACAAGAAAGCAATGCCCAAAGGGCCTCCATTTCCTTGCTGTGAgtaaacaaaacgaaacttacaCTTAGACTTGCAAAACTGTGTGTGCTTCTCATTGGCGGACCTTAATGCAATtctgaaatgcaaaacaaatcTAAAACTGTTGCTAATTGTTCTTGGCAACAGGGCACAGTTGTTATTCAAACCATGCTAGTATGTCAGGTTCTCTGTGAActggtatatataaaaaaaaggttgaatgtAAGTTCTCAAAGAAATGTTGGTGTTTTTCTAAACACCAGAATAGAAAGAGTTTCATGTGAACATTTTGTCATAATCAG
This window encodes:
- the LOC117400307 gene encoding junctional cadherin 5-associated protein-like, translating into MYSVEDLLISHGYKLPKNAPSANKNRNADCHHEITENRSGHATVNGYETDTGAYVYSRQAPAKGYFGENECRESSQRRKAGSGNQGDTQPSGDFHTADAGFYDGSSGMYSSRQRSERDVAYWRRRGQDFSVLLNYADSGEPRGNNSSKPEGVRQELFAKDPKSERESACLKEQDVVQGKRMITGNRKWQSLGTEEWKPAVGLGRQLSDGDGDKHCHRPEGGTVHPKTKGKSQSLPRVLSPESLQFVGMSAATQETCSSQRLNSKYPEGPANKEQWTENSRPGAPVTLLPKPRFSRPLKPPSYEAHQQTRGSSEMIAGVTDPKAKDGAGSYFSKRGEARAEPFSQETAGSNMEPPVYVPPPSYKTPFQQKGNQKTFHEVPNQKYRREVQQVPESRETGKWLSREADSSWVEHQKDKSILSRKHMYPRFIDDHLGCIQYIPFDDPRLKHMPGGPCGNPLTDFDKTKNIKKEMPTDKVFEQSTQDSAFLIPPGLIYDVASKASNTEHANSNRWLRASQKGSDNLVASNQNCALYHKDQSNPYQTRMSRQYPQPDQGFAETETQVKKFEPGAGMERKRNSKRTLNETIFCLVSVPVHLQPNGQSSDQNNNTMTPGTVENAAGKNTGNLQNQTLRSTSSTDLELQALTGRMMNNKAGRKPQPRTDADYKEVDGLKTSQLQKHKELRYSGSWPGDQYRDQETQTSYIEPLQGANHGAPSNQAHNQCHSDFEAKELNLDTEGNRYVQHGYPMKGQMCLNPSSNSAFSRTTNFSNQVNKSTEHQIQPSGNLGEKDISAMRCETKPSSASNGKAAFGQFLLKPVSRRPWDAIEELESINKELQDQIGTRAGGNQFTGDPEMAYEGLVNLQIGSCDTEIVNTEVWDHKQVQSSLPEPTPYKTSRIPPDPEYNNMSDVSQTSLKTVGVSRLAQKNNPIPQEQKYGDIREVSQTSLKSVVTSRTSKQDTPFPSEPLYGDIDAVSQTALKTVSTLSKQDKIEHVRKIKKDISIPKVNGEKRSSNSFGIAIKDNSFQEIRSINCNINTQQEERKRVNGLTVVTFLPDKDTTNESDDDGDDNVSCNWITHKTDKTQSADLSELFEIKSAEDIPENEPLEVRAARILGIDVPVESLGIADQLLESDKPEPLTERHVFTKGVTECTNGKSGHVRGELEYSCAGDMAGSGVYVGHKEELELTKARKENNIICLQMCHVENKVKGDPENGENVSGKFLVPGAIEETMVAAAPNSDKKSRSTSRMIEALQGKLASSPSRSVLERMVRMKEVDSVSRMRRLSIKSSDSDEAEHEKTPKQLQQETGGVFTFTTHRESLNNHSSLNNHSSQGAALTRRIITLTQRKGRLREDEEGIYLSDSYDPSRVERV